A window of Gallus gallus isolate bGalGal1 chromosome 3, bGalGal1.mat.broiler.GRCg7b, whole genome shotgun sequence genomic DNA:
CAACACAGCTACTCTTTTCTCTGTGCCAAACTCAACTACTTTGCAGTGTCATACAATACTAAATGTAGGTGAAACATGCTTGTTCACTGATCTAAAATCCAGTCGTTTCCCCCTTCCATCACTAACAGGAAGATAGAGATAACTCATTTTTGGAAAGTTTCTCATCACTATAGTACCAATCACCTGAAAAGTATGACATCTACAAGCTTTAGACTCAGCCCACTCTGACTGGTGATGAATAGCTCTTGGAGCAGCACATCCAAATGGAAGGACTGCCATAGTTTTGCAAGACAAGAACCAAAAGATTTCACTCTAAGATATTGGTCCAAAAGACAAGAGAGCTAGCTTTGTGCTCGTGGTACCTCCCTCTGAGACAAACACCATGTTCAGAGAATTCCCATGCTGCTCTTGCACCTCAGTCACCCCTTCCTCCACTCAAAGCGCTTGAAGTTGGCCAGCATTACAAGAAAAATCAGGTCATACTTCTCATCTACATAAGTCCCACTGAAATtaatctgattttcattttcaaacatcAGAATCAAAAGTAATTGCCAACTGCTTTCATTGACAGCCACAGGgaaaaaacaccaccactgcCCCGTTTCCCTTCACCTGACCAATGTCTCCTGTAAAAACTACCTAAACATTAAGCTGGTAGAAAATGCTGACCTATTGAAACATGATGGCGGTTTTGGACACACACAGTAGATTTTAACTAGGGATAGTTTCCAGGCACTACAACATTTctgcattcattatttttcttatcaaaCTTCCACACCGCATGAAGAACAAAGATTGCGGTATTTCATTTGAGATAGATTCCCTTGGGAGCCAGCActggaagctgcagctgaggaaaCAATTGCCCTTAGTGAATTTGCTGGTAAAATGATACAGCCTAGGTTACCAGCTTAGTAATAACTCCATACATCCAACTTCATTCACACTGCTGGCTAAAGACAAAAGAGGTCCTGACTGTCCGCAGTAAAGAATGTCCTGAAATGCTGGTTATTTCTCCACAAATGCtaatttcttttacatttctctCTTCAGGTAAATATGAGTACGAAccatctgaaataaataaactggAAAAGTAGAAGAGAATCTAAGAGAGGGCAAGAGACAGGATGCATTCTAGAACTGATTTTTGCTTTGATATCCATTAAAATCAATAAATTCATATAGCAAGTGAAATGGATTTACATAGCAGTGAGCATATTTAGCATATATATACTTACCTCTGACAAGAATACTAGAACCAGAATATTCAATTTATACATTAAAATGcagagattttttaaaaacattaagtaGTACTTTCTTAGTAACTACACGTACTTAAAAGTACTAAGAAAGGTTTGAATACTTTGATACTTTGAATACGTTTGCCCTCTTGCAGTGTGGAGTTCTGTTTTCTGAGCTTTGGTACTACTATTAACTTCAGCCATACACTTTTGTCTTTACTGGTATGCCTTCATCATTTCTTGAAGTTTACCTAcaaatcttaaaataataaaagtggGGAAGTATTCAGGAATGCAGAAAATATGTGTTTTCACAAGAATTGCAGTTATTTGTTTCTAGTCCCCCAGAACACGCACTTTACAGGAAATTGAAGTCTCCTCCAGAAGGAGCCCTGTAAACCATGCGAGCAGCGCTCCCTCACTATGGTCTGTACACGGACAGAGCCTCAGTAGCCCAATACAGCCTTCCCACCAACACTCTAGTTCTTGCATCTTAAACAGAAGGTTACAGCCCAAAGTTCATTTCTCCATACTGCCAGGGAGAACACTACATTGTTTGCAGATGGTATTAGAGCAATTCAAAGCTGGAGCCAACAGCAGTGCACAAAAGTAACAATTCATTTGGGAGTCCCCTGGCCGAGTGACCTTTGTAGCAACAAGAAGGCAAACACTGAGCCTGTAGTAAACTGTACGTGGAAAGCTCACTGCCTTCAATCTGAATTCACCAGATGAGGTTACCTAGTACCAAGAGCCCCAGTTCAGCTTCACTGAAGCAAGCAGTTGCAGTGATCCAATGTGTTCACAGCATGAGAGCTGCCTGACTTGTCCCTCTCTTGGAGCTTGACTCTGCAGGGGCAGTGCTGGCGGAGAATTATGTGATGATGACAACTGTAAGTGTGGCAGTTTATAAGCTGGTGTCCTAGTGCCAGATAACAAAACAAGGATGCCTGAAGAGTGGCATATGCTTCAttctctgcctctcctcctgggctgtgctctatGGAAAACAGGCAGGTGAGCTATGGGCACAAATTGattttcagtttccaaaacaatgtggaaaataaaatattccaaaaGTCATTCATACCACTAAACTGCATGTAAGTACTTGTTACATGTTAATTACATGTTAGTAATTACTTCAATAAATTCAATTACTTCAACTTAATCAACATAACCAAAGTCTGTTGTATGCAGTCTCCTGTGATCACTGGTACCATGACCAGCATTACAAAAAAATGGTTTTCCAGGCTTTGATGGTGTAGCTGGAAGATTAAGGAGAACAGGTCACCATCACTTTCACACTGCTATactctattaaaaataataataataataaaataaagggggggagggaagggaggaactTCTTAAAATAAGCAAGTTACCATTtgttacatctttttttcctgaccaTTTGAATACATTCAAAACAGTGGGCTAAGTCGTTGATGAGAATGGCATTATACAGCAGTTAAAGCCATTTAAACATATGTCTATACAGAGCCAATCAGTACATGGAGAGCCAAAGAACACGCTCTGGAACAATGAGTCCTTTGAAGTTTCATTACAGCTACAATTGCAAAGAAAGGTCAGTAACAGTCCTACTGCTCATGTTACTATGTAGTTAGTCTCAAGTATTTCTATGAGGTAACATTGTTTCTGACATAATCTACCTgccaagaaaaacagcaaacgTTTGGAAAGCACTGGAGCACCTGGGAATGGCACAACAGTTGGGTACTGAATACCACGTACAAAGGGTCTGAATTCCACCTGTATTCTTGTGTCCAGGGCTCCCCGCCATACACATTCCTCCAGGTCTCGGAGATTCTTGGTGCTCTCCATCACAGTGAAGGAGGATGTACCTAGACTTCTCTGGAACAGACTTGAGTGAGATCCACATGAAGTCCTTAAGGTGAAGACCAGACAGAGCCTTCAGCACTGACCTCCCCACCTGGCAGAAGTCAGTCATGAGCTCTCAGCAACCTGTGGCCAGGACTGACAGAAACCAACAAAGCCATTTGCGCTTTTTGGGGATGCAGAGAGGCAAAAACAAGGCCAATAAGATGGCAAATACTATAGAAGTGATCCATTCTAAGTTAACGTTGCACGGCACTAAACAAGAAGCACATTCTTCCTGAGAAGCATAATGAGAGATGTTGAGTACAAGGACTGTACAAATAAGGGTGGAGACGAAAGTCCTCATTATCGGTAGGAGATAAGCTTCACTTTAAGAATGGTAGCTTTTGATTTGTCTCTAATTATGTTATCCAACCAACCAAACATGACTGTGATTGCTTAGGCATTCTGATGCTTTATACTATAGTTGAAAATCATTCCAGAAAGCAAAAACTCCAATTTGTCTGCATTTATGTATTGATCTATGTAGTATGCTTAAACAAAAGGACAGTTGTATTCTCATAAAACTAATGTTTACTATAGAAACAATGTAACTACAGCTACAGTCATCAAGCTtcctagttaaaaaaaaaaataaatccataatTCTCTTCAGTAGCAAGAATCAAAGTTCAATCTTCTATCATTCTTTgaagtccatttttttttccattgtatcATGCTATGTTTTTCCAAACTCCCAGTTCCCCTGAAGTTATCACAAAGAACATATCTGAGCAGCGCTTGCTCTTGTAGACTAAATGGAATTCATTTCAGTTGTCTTTCACATCTCAAGAACACATAAACACTTTGATGGGAAAGCGTTTTGCAACTCTTACTAGTCAGAGTAGATTCTACTCTCTGTTCTACTATGTCAGTAACTCTCCTACAATCTATGTTCAGCTTAAGGGAAGCCCGAAGGCAATAAATTATTACTAGAGAGAAGAAAGTACAAGCGAGACGGTTTTTTGAGGTTTCCCCACTGAAAGCTCTTCAACAACACTCCTTTTACCTGATCTTTGGTCCTCTGACTGCAAGAGGACTGAAGTTCCCTCCAGTTCAGTATTTCCAGATAGCTGCAGAAATTCCAGGCAGAGTTTGGTAATTTGCCCATACTATAGCTTCCACTCAATGGTAGACGTAGCTTTAAAACCATTTAGCCGAGTCAATACACACTGCACTGTGGATTTTTATTGGTAGGTAGAAAACGTGAAGTGGATAAAATTACAGTCACCTCATAATTATTTGGTGAAAAACGAGGACAAACTATTTCCTCAAAACATTGAAGCACTGTTAGGAGAGAAAAGTAAAGACTAATTTTAAAGTGGCTTTTCTcctaaacacaaaacaacactCACTGCTTTCAATAAAGAGGAGCGGCAAAGCCTGCCACCAGAGCATACAGAGTGCCTGGAATTTGAGTCCCAGCTGTCCAGCAACAAATAGAAATTCAGgtcagaaaaagcagaagatggTAGAGCTTCTAAAAACATGCCCGTCTGCCTAAGCACAGGCTTCCCACTGTGATTCAGCTGGATCTTTCTAATGCATGCTTAAAACAACATGGTGCTATTTACAGGAGTACACGTACACACGATGCCTCACGCCTCTCTCCTGCCTTCCCACAACGAGATCTCGGGGACTTCCCTTCAGCATCCCCACAGGGTAAACCCACGCTCTTCCCtcagaaagcactgaagagGAATGTCTCCACTCAAGCAAAAACTAGATAACTGGGTTTTGTTAACCATGGGCTCTTTCAAGCTCATGACAAATTTACACTCAAGTTTTCTTGTAAAGTAATACTAATAATATTAACCTCTTGGTGATCTGACAACTTTCAGATGTGAGGAAGGTGTTGCAGGGAGAAGGCTGTGACCAAAGGGAGGGAAAGTCCACGTTGTTCTCAGTCCCTCCCCATCCATTCTGGTAATTTCCCTTCCTCATTCTCTATAATCACTCCCAAACCACTTCATGCACTGAACTCTCAGAACTAGGTACATCTATCACATATGTTTATCTTTAGCTTGAAACAAACTGCAGCAAGCAACAGGATCAATAAACACATCAAAGTTGCCAAGAAAGGTCATACTTATGGAAACAGGAGTGTTTGCTGACTCCAGGACCAGTATATTTCTCAGGAACACCACAGCTGGACACATATCATCCAACCTGAGTATTCAAAAGGAGTCATAGAAGAGTTAACTCAATGTATTTACCACTTCACATCAGCCCTTTCTCCAGTAAAATAAGGAAATTGCTGTGCgttacttttatttaaataaacaacTGTCTTCACTCCTCCCTTTTTTGCAAATACATTCAAAGCAGACCTACTCCAggcacaaagaggaaaaaggacagaaaaacatCCCTGGTTGAACAGCACACTGCAGGTAACAAGGGAATCCAAAAGCTAGCTCTACAGACTAGGCgagctttttgttttaaaataaagagtaatttaacaaaacatttccacTAAGATTAGAAAAATCCTGTCACTATGTCACTGCTTTTAGTTTATCAGCAAAAATTGCATACAGAATTTTTTGGTCTCATACTGAAGTCAGACAACAAACTCAGTTACATCCGCTCTCAAAAACAGCAGTCCTACAGTTTGACACAAGTTGACCTACAGGTAGAAGTTAAACCACAGATTCCGacactgcttttctgcaaaAGATGAAGTAGCATTTACTGGGGGTGCTCATCTCTCCGGACAGGGATACCATCCTGTCTCATGAGCTGCATCCCAAAAAGTAGCTGCTGTAGTTTTGACGAAGGCTGGAGGAGAAGACGAAGAATGACAGGaatttttgtttcccttcacTTCTGCTTGCTTATAGCTCTCACGCTCAGGAggataaaaatacatttaagttTTCCCTGTTTAAAGATGTGCAAATACAGCAACTGCCCCTTTCTCCAGGTGTGGTTTCCCACACAACCCATTGATAACAGCTTTTCCTTTGTCATTTTTCTCCGTCAGCAAGCCACAGTTTATAGACAACCccacaaaacccacagaaataAAGCCCCTGAGATGCAACACCGAGCACAGCAGGACCTTAACTCATGGTGAACGTTCCTAATGTTAAGGAAACactgatgaaaaggaaaaaagaagagacagaaaatagatgtcacagctctgcccctggCTAACAGTACCTGCCAGCCCTCCATTACCTATTCTTCTGGGTTGCACTCAGGCATACTGTGACTATACAAAAACGAGCTGATTATCACCAGTATGCAAACTGTTCTTGTTATATTGCCATTGTGCTGTaaaacacaggggaaaaaaagtcagcactgatgtgcatttcttttcaagctCAGCTTTGGTGCATTAACAGATGGGCTACACTGCTGCTACCAATAGCATATGCATCTTGTTAGCAGGTCGTGGAAGGGGAGGGCAGAGCCAAAAACTCCAGTGAATAACCTATTTGCAGAGTGGTCAGATCAGGAGATATGGGCGAGATGATTATGCGGCCCCAACCCAACCCCCAGCAGAATCAAATGATAACACCGTGGAGTATTGTTTGAGAAGGGAGCACAGAAAAAGTAATCCTCCCAGTTCTGGACCACCTGCATGCGCAGGAAAGGAGATTTCTGCTGCAGACGCCTCACAAGCACGACTTGGAGTTCTGAAAACGCTCCGTATTTACTCGTTTGGTCACTGAAATGGATAATGAGTTGTTATCAGCTGTAATGCAGTTACTGAGCGTTTGGAACCTCTCCTGCCAAAACACATCAGGGCACAGACCTGTCACCCCGCCGCCGAAACGGAAGCAAACAGCGCACGGCGAAAGGCAAAAGGAAGGGAGCGCACGCTGAGCTTTCGGATGGGCAAACACAGCGCTGCATCTTTCCCTCACGTGAAAACGCTGCTGCCTTCGCTGCTGAGGCACAGAGAACAGCACCTACATCTGAGCCACCCCACGGCTCTCGCTGGGAAACAAATTGAATTGAAAGCTTCCATTCAGACTGCCTTACACAGTAACCAGAGCTGTCAGTTTACACGAAAATACGGACATTCATAGGTCACGGACGTCATTAAATCTCTCAGAGCTTCAGTTAAGCAGAGGGACTCAGCGCTGCTTTATAGAAGGGAGTTGGACGGGAATTAGACCCTCCCTAGGAGGACCGCTCGGTCGGAGAGGCGCTCCCTGCCCGAAGCTCCCCCTCTCACCTGTCTCCGGCTCCCCTCCATCTCACCGCCCGCACCTGCCGGGTGCCGCCGCCTGGACAGCTCCGCCCGATCCCCCGCgctgccccggccccgcgggctGAGCTCCGCTCCCACTCACCGCCACCGAGCCCGAGGAGGAGGCGACGAAGACGCGGATCACCATCTTCACCTCATGAGCCGCACCGCGGCCACGGGACGGGGCGACGGGCAGCGGGGCGACGGGCAGCACGCCGCGGGGACGCCGCTCCGCCGCTCTGGGACCGGGCGCGCCGCTCCACCGCCGCTCACCCGCGGGCAGCCCCGGCTGGCAGCGCCTCCCCGGCCCGCAGCCCTCGGgcgcgccgctccgctccgctcggCGCTGAGAGGCGATAACGGCGGGAGGCGGGAAAAGTGGGGGCGGAGCGCAGCGCCCGACGGGCAATGTAGTTCTCCGGGGCTGAGGGAACGCCCCGTGTTTGTTGCGCTTTGAGGGGGAAACGGAGGCGCGCCGGAGCGGCTGCGTTTTACGGGCATTTACTGAACGTCCCTAACGCCCGGCGGTGGCGTGTGTGAAGGCTGCCGTGCCTCAGCTCCCTGCCCGCGTGTTGGCTACACGTGGGCGCAGTGGTCAGCTCCAGTGCGTGGAGCGTTTGCACTCACTACTACGCCACAAAGCTTTGCTGTGTGGGCCACCTCATGTCAGGCCATCCCACCTGGCTGCTCCTGAGCCTCCTGTCCTCGCTGCGCTGCCCTGGCAGGCCGAGGTCTGGCTCTGCAGACCGCCATTTGCAGCAGAGAAGTGGTGAAAAATGTGCTTGTGAGTAGGCCTCGGCACTGCGCTCCTGTC
This region includes:
- the SH3BGRL2 gene encoding SH3 domain-binding glutamic acid-rich-like protein 2 isoform X1, coding for MRGQEVLLAAPVEGGTLTRLVAIRVRFAGVSGRSVNARKTQPLRRASVSPSKRNKHGAFPQPRRTTLPVGRCAPPPLFPPPAVIASQRRAERSGAPEGCGPGRRCQPGLPAGERRWSGAPGPRAAERRPRGVLPVAPLPVAPSRGRGAAHEVKMVIRVFVASSSGSVAIKKRQQDVVRFLEANRIEFEEVDITMSEEKRQWMYKNIPEDRQPAQGNPLPPQIFSDDRYCGDYDGFFESKESNTVFSFLGLKPSLASKES